A region from the Ptychodera flava strain L36383 chromosome 10, AS_Pfla_20210202, whole genome shotgun sequence genome encodes:
- the LOC139142351 gene encoding tryptophan--tRNA ligase, mitochondrial-like isoform X2, protein MELQRSGIFKDKFPKRIFSGIQPTGIPHIGNYLGAITNWVKLQEDSEQDEVIFCVVDQHSITLPQEPCELRQNIYDMVACLLASGIDPNKSILFQQSSVQQHTDLAWILGCITTMSRLSHLPQWKTKSAKRKEAVNVGLFTYPILMAADILLYKATHVPVGDDQIQHIELTQDLARIFNNTYGLFFPRPQYIFSEVRKVKSLRDPTSKMSKSDADNLSRIELTDSEDEIQKKFKKAVTDFTSEVTYDPDARLGVSNMINIHSAFTGFTPEEICKQVRGQTTAEYKFVVADAVNAKLAPIREEIKRLQAEKGYIEEILRTGAEKARTIADENYKEIRKLVGFC, encoded by the exons GATAAATTTCCGAAGAGGATCTTCTCTGGTATACAACCGACCGGCATCCCACACATCGGTAACTACCTTGGTGCCATCACAAACTGGGTCAAGCTGCAGGAAGACAGCGAGCAAGACGAGGTGATCTTCTGCGTTGTGGACCAGCACTCCATCACCCTGCCTCAGGAGCCGTGCGAACTCAGACAGAATATCTACGACATGGTGGCGTGTCTTCTAGCCTCTGGAATAGATCCAAACAAGTCAATCCTCTTCCAACAGTCTTCG GTTCAACAACACACAGATTTAGCATGGATTCTAGGATGCATCACAACCATGTCAAGACTCAGCCATTTACCGCAGTGGAAG ACAAAGAGTGCCAAACGGAAAGAGGCAGTAAATGTTGGACTGTTCACTTATCCTATATTGATGGCAGCTGATATTCTTCTGTACAA GGCAACTCATGTACCAGTTGGGGATGATCAAATCCAGCATATTGAACTGACACAAGACTTGGCAAGAATATTTAATAATACGTACGGTCTGTTTTTTCCAAGGCCCCAGTACATCTTCA GCGAGGTGAGGAAAGTGAAAAGTCTCCGAGATCCAACCAGCAAAATGAGCAAATCTGACGCAGACAATCTCAGTAGAATAGAATTGACCGACTCTGAAGACGAAATCCAGAAAAAGTTCAAGAAGGCGGTGACGGATTTCACATCTGAAGTGACCTATGACCCGGACGCCCGCCTCGGTGTCAGCAATATGATTAATATTCATTCAGCTTTCACTGGATTCACTCCTGAGGAAATCTGCaaacaggtcagaggtcagacCACGGCGGAATACAAATTTGTTGTTGCGGATGCCGTGAATGCTAAATTAGCACCAATCAGGGAGGAAATAAAAAGACTTCAAGCTGAGAAAGGTTATATCGAAGAAATACTGAGGACAGGAGCGGAAAAGGCAAGAACGATTGCTGACGAGAATTACAAAGAAATCAGAAAACTTGTCGGCTTCTGTTGA